The Fusarium oxysporum f. sp. lycopersici 4287 chromosome 6, whole genome shotgun sequence DNA segment AGCTGCTAGTGATGCAGTGCGTAGGGGTGAGAATGGGGAGTGCCGGGATTAAGCGGAGGATAATTGACGCAGAATCTGGCGTCTAGATGTTTGATGTGAATAATCTCTTCGCCATACTTTATGTCGGGTTGACGAAGCGCTTGAGGTATTGCACCGTGATGGCCCACCTCGATATACTCCGTCTTGATAAcatccttattatatatagcgCAAATGTTTGAGGAGCTAGTGGCGTTGAAGGGAAGGACCGGAGTGGGCACGCTGGTTGGGATATAGCCGGCACTATATTCgcctgatgatgatggggcCGACATGTTGGAGGGGATAGGATGAGAGATGGTGCTCGCTAAGGATTTGCAGTTGTCAGACAAGGGGATATATTGTTGGCTGTAGTCGTTGAGGCAGCTGTAGTCGCTAGTGAATGGTGTTCCGTGAGGGCAAAGAATAGCATCGTTGCCAGTGCTGAGGCTGCCATTGCaagctgttgatgttgagagctTGTCGGGAAATGAGAGTCGTCGTAGAGTTAGGCCTGGTCCAGGGGAAGATAACGAGGCCATTGGCGCCCCCATAATCTCCTTGAGTCGAATCAACTCTTTCTCGACTGTCTCATTGCGGCGCAATAGCTCTTGGATGGTCTGGTCACGACCTTGGTTGCTCTTGAGCTCCCCTAGTTCGCGCTCCAGCCGCTCAATGTGCCTTTTGGTGCGGGCGCGAATCGCCCTCTGGGCCTCTCGATCGTTGGCTCTCTTGCGGGCGAGCTGTACGGGAGTAAGGGTAGAAACCCTTCTGGTGCCTGAACAACGCTATATTAGTATGGTAAGGATAGTTTGCCCTGCTTTGCTTAGTTTTATTTCTATTGAATATAGAATACCGGAGATCCATGGCATCAGGGCAATAAACAAGACTAATAAACAAATAAAGGAAAAAGGCAACTTACTCTTCCGCTTGGACTTCGCAGGTGCTGTTGATAATGATTGGTCCATGTTAATTGTGTATGAAGAGGCAGAAGGTCGGCTGAAGGTTGGCGGTAGGCGGGtgttaaatatattatttttttgTTGTGTCTTTGTGTGTGcgtctctcttctccccaaGTTGTGAAGTTACCTGCCCTGCGATGGTAGACCAGTAGTATCCTTCACGTTCCAAGCCTTCAAGAAAGATATGCAAGTGAGGGTGTGTGGATTCGACCCACCTCAAAAACCCTTCTTTGAACCCATGAGGAGACTTCCAAAGGCCTCTACTCCTCCCGATGTCTACACCATCATTTTAGTTATGGTGTTTCATGGCTGATCTATCGCAATCTTAGACGACTGGGGTTAACACTAGCTTAAGCGAGGATCTGCAGGGATCAGGAATGTGGTGCTGGGGTTCCATTCAACTCAGGGGCCCAATCTTTGTACGTCGGAATGTTCCGCTAGCTCGCATTGGATGTTGTAGATAAGCGACTAGACCCATGCCGTCTGTACACGGAGAAGGGACGTCCTAACAAGTAATTCAATTCTATTGATTTCATATTGATGCTGCCCAATAGGCATACATTCCGAAACATAAGCCATCTATGCCCCAGGCTCTCCACCTTTACTTCTCACCTCCACCAACTGGCTGGTACGCTAGCCAGGCAAATAACTACTCCGTTCCTGCTTCTGGAGACGATCGGCATCCCCCCTCGTTCTCACTTCTTTCCCATACTCATACATACTTGTTCGTTCTTCAAGGCACCGCGCCCGATACTCCGACCGGATCCTCACGGCTGTTTTCATCATCCATCGCCGCCATACCACTCACTATCCGAGTTGAACGCCTAGGTGGTACATGAACGTTTCAGCTGTCTATCGCAGCAGCTTGGGCGACCTCTGAGCGGGACCATTGACTGGGCAAATTGCAAAGAAGCATTCTACGAGACTCTGTTCTCCTATTTCTGCTCTGATTCGTCGAGTGCTGGCTTAATCGAGTTCTTGAGAGCGCATTGCAGTTAAACACATCTCTTGGTGCATCACCTCGCGGTGACTCGAGCTCTCTATCTCTGTTACTGGGAAGCCACACTTGAAAGACTACACTAAAAGAGCATGACCTTTTTTCTAGTATCCAATCCTCaatcaagaagaacagatTCGCCCTGCAATCTTAACCGGATATTTCCGAACACTTCATTAGCCTAACGCACCGCCGAAGACTCGACATTAACAATCCCTTTTGTGAAGCAAATTTGCATGTCTGGAAACTCTGCAACTCGGTGTTGCTGGTTGTAGCTCCAATACGTTTTGATGGGCATCTCGGACAAATCGCGACATCACACTGCTTACATCCCCACCTTGATTGATGCCTTCTTTTATTGCTGCTGACTAGCCCCAAAGgcttccttgagctccttgacctAGGCCTCCCAAGCTTATAACCCCGACAAGCAACGCAATTACCTTTTTTCCCTCTTTGGACATATGTATGCTGTGCCACGTAAATTCATCCCCAGCCCGAAATCTCCGCCTTGGCTGACTTTCCTTATAGAATGCTTTGAATAGCTCGTTATAAATGCGCCGGCGCCAATCTTTCTGATTTGTATATCGCTTCCAATGAGGCTGGCCGTGGAGTTGCAAAAGGAAGCTATTCACAAGGACCACATCTAACAGGAAGGCCCAAGCAAGAGCCTGCCAAGCGCCGCGGCGAATAGCATGATCGTAGCCCTGATATGCCCTCCTCTGGTCTCCTCGATCCACATgattcatctcatcattATATACAGCAGCCACGGTGGGGATTGATATGAGCTTGACTGGCTCGTCACCAAAAAATCGCTGTATTGGCCGTGCTGTAGAAGTCGTTGTTGACGGCCGCTTCCTCCACCGCTCACATCTCTCATCGCCCTTAAACACGGTTGATAGGAATAACACAAGGGCTTTATCCTTCCACACGATTTGATTTACCTGTAGTAAGAATAGATAAGTTAGTAAGGAAATCGTAGCTAATAGAGTCAAGGCTTTCTACCTGATTATCTGGGGTAGGGATGACTTTGATCTCGTTGAATTTGGACCCTGATTTCCCTGatttatccttcttcttggcatcaatgagctccttgaagatgcCACAGTTAGGGCGGGCTGTGCCTGTAGCGCCGTGCCGTGCTGACggagagagagaaagaggTCTGGCGACGAGAAGAGATTATCCACAAAGACGTGATATATCGAATTCGGCAGTAGATTTATAAGGGCAATAACAACGCTTTGAGTCGAGTTCAATGCAATCACTTTATCCCCGTCGTCTGTGAGGACGTGGAtaacttcttcaaccttaTAAGCCTCGCTAGCTTCCCTCTGTCGGCTGgcttttcctcttcttcctcctcggccgccgcctctccctcttcGAGATACCgatttcttcctctttgaACGTTCAACGCCAACAGGACCGTGTTCTGCACCGGACTGGTGCCAAATCCACCGTAAAAGATACCTAACTGGGCCACAACCCATACCTTGAAGCCTGGATTAATAGGCTTGCCGGGCACATATGTGGCCTCTGAGTTCCTCCCTGTATAGCGGATCATGCCTTCATCTACAGCGAGATGAGAGCCCGGCTCACAGAGCTGCGTTGTGGCATATTGTATGTGCTCAGACCACGGTTGTGCGCATTGAAAGACCTCAGGGAATCTCTCATCGTCAGTAAATTTGGTATAATCGAAGGGGCGAAGGTGACGATGAAGGAGTTGAAACGGGTCATATGTCATAAACTTGATGATAGATTGTTCAGGACGTTGCTCCCCCGGCTTAGGAGTCTTCCAATGGTCTTCAATCGCAATTTCCTTATAGATTCCTATATAAATTAGGACCCCAAGCCAGATATATACTTCTGCGGCGCATGTAGGCTTCCAGCTTTGCAGCCGTGACCAGTCCTTCAATTCATGGTTCCGGCTATCAATAACGCCCCTTTCCCGCAAGCTGTTGGCCTAGCTGTTGGTATATTGAACCCAGCTGTTGACTAGGGAAAGAGGCACAAAGTGTTGGAAGAGGTGCAGCGGCTCTTGGAGCTGCTGGTTGACCTTAAGATCGCGCCTTTCCATATTGAATGGTTGGAAATTGAACCCTCGGTCTTCTGCGGGAGGAAAGCCGGGTCGCTGGGTGCTATCATACTTATGCTCCCGGCTGCTGTTATCTTCCCTGATGAAGCTTTGGTCGTCATATGCATTGAGGGCGTTGGTAGGTATTGATTGAGAGCTCATTGATAACTTCAGAATGATTTGTatgatgtttttggtgggAATGATTGATGATGCATCGTCAGGTTCCCCGCATGTACCTATCGTGTGACAGGGGTGATATGGGGCGGAATACCTTCTGGAGCCTTAACACAATCGAGGGGATAATTTCATTATTGAGTTTCTGCTGAGCTGATGCTTTATTTTACTTCAGAAGCACACAAAAATGGGACAGCCTGTCCCCAAGATCGTGGACACTTGGAGCTCACCTGGACTACCGCGCGCAGCAGATCAAACCGCCAATGGGACAGTGCCTGCCCTCCTGCGCCTCATGCCTTGACCGGTTCACTTTTACCTGGCCTTATAACAGGCCATAGTTCCCTCCATGTCATCATCTCGCCTTCTTTTATCCCTCTTACCTCAGAAACTTCATACCTCAATACAGTTACAATGACATCCACTTTTTCCGGACCTCCTCTCTCTTACTTCATGCCAAACCAAGCACCATTCTTTGCATAACGACGGCAGCACCTCAACTCTTCTCATCTGAAAACCCCCGTCGCTTCTTCTGAAAGACTGCAATTAATGGCTTATCGTGCCGGTCCCTGAAGACGCTACTATACCTTAAGCGCCTGTTGTAGCCAAGAAGCTAGTGCACGCTGCCCCAAAACTTGAGCTCCTTGTCGAGAGGATCGTCCACTGCTCTCGAGTCTATGTCAAAATGCATGGTTAACCTGCGACGAGCATCATATTTCGGCCAACCGGGATCTCCTGTCGTGGCAAATGCCACCCATGCCCGATGCATGGCGTCGGCGAGCTCTTGCGGGGGAGTTGGGCCAAGAAGGGGCTTCGTTCCAAGGCCGAGCGTGTCGAAAACGAAGGCGATCTCCAAAGCATGTGACGCGCCGAGGCGGCCGCCCATCTGCGGCGAGCGCCATGCGAATTCATACATGTAGGTCGAGGCTCGAGCCGTCTTCGCATGGGCGTCGGCAAAGCGAATGGCGGGGATCCGCCAGTACCAGTCGGTCTGGATCGCCGAGAACAGCTCACCGGCACTGGCTCCCGGATGCGACGCACGATAGGCGTCGAGGCCCTCCTGCGGCAAGCCGTACGAGCCAGCTGTCACCGATAGGGTCTCTTCGGTGATGCGATCGATGGAGCCGTCGGAAACTAAGAACAGGCGTGTCTCCTCGGTGTTGGACCCAACGACCAGGTCAATGTCCCCTGCGGCGCCTGCACGGATAGCATCGATAGGATGCTCTGGGAGGATATCCCCGTCAATGATGGGTGCCCACGGGAGGTAGCTGAGCGCCACCTCGCCCCAGAAGGCCGGGTCGGGGTGTGCGAGCAGGTCGTCCCGCAGCTTCGCCTGGGCCTGGAGGACCCGATCAGACGGCGTCGCGTTGATGGCCTCCCATCTAGCCTCGATGCATAGGATCTCTGCCAACCGCTGTCCGATCCGCTTCCCTGTTGCGGTTGAATTGAGTTTCGGGCTGTTCCCGCTTTGCACTACGGCCCGGTGGAACAGCCCCTTAGCCCTGGGGACCGTCAGCAGCGTGGCGACGCTCATGCCGCCAGCCGACTCCCCAAAGATAGTGACCTTGCCGGGATCGCCGCCGAATAGGGTTATGTTCTTCTGCACCCATTCGAGAGCGGCGATTTGGTCGAGGAGGCCAAGGTTGGGGACGCCATCGTCGAGATAGAGAAAGCCTTGGGCGCCCACGCGGTAACTGATGGTGACGCACACGACGCCGTCGCGGGCGAACCTGCCGCCATCATAGTAGGCTACAGCGCCAGTGGCGTGGAATTCAAACATGCCACCGGGAATCCAGACCATTACTGGCCGTACCGCGGCGCCGAGGCTAGACGTCCAGACGTTAAGCGTCAGGCAGTCCTTACCAGTGCCGACTAGTTCTGCGAGGCCCTCAGAGATCCCCGGCGGATAGGGGACCTGCGGCGACTTGGGCCCGAACTCTAGCGCATCGCGCACACCTCCCCAAGATTCCGGCGCTTGTGGAGGACGGAGGTAATTGGGCCCGAATGGCGGTGCCGCAAACGGCACCCCTTTAAACACATGAACACCGTCAGCAGTTCTGCCCCGTACGTCGCCTGACTCTGTTCTGACGATCGGTTNNNNNNNNNNNNNNNNNNNNNNNNNNNNNNNNNNNNNNNNNNNNNNNNNNNNNNNNNNNNNNNNNNNNNNNNNNNNNNNNNNNNNNNNNNNNNNNNNNNNTGCGTTGAGGAAGGTTGTTTGGACATGATACTATCTTGGTTACGCAAGGAGAATTAGTTTGGTTGCATTGACGAGGACGTGAAAGCACAAGGCAATCGGTATCGAGGGCTTTGGGTTCATGGACAGTCAAAATCAGATCTTGGAACGTCTTGTGGCCGGTGTCGTTTTCATAGTCTCCTTTGATATGATATGTTGCGGTGCTTGCCGATGGCGTGACGAATGGCAACTAGAGAGATGCGCTGATCTGGTGGTGGGTAGTAGTGGTGGTCATGATTATGATgattggtgatgatgttggccTCATGGTGCCCAGCTTCCGGCAGCGCCCTTGCTAATTTCGAGTTTTTGACTTGTGGTTGCCGTTGCCGTCGACGGCCGAAGTGGGAAGAGAAATGCTACACAAGCTCAGCTACCGAAGTGAAACTCGGGCATAATTGCTTCTACGATTGCCCGCCATAAGCTGAGACCCGGAAAAGCCCGCTGCTTCCCGTCCCAGATTTGCGGGAGGTCGCCCGCTCGTTCATGGTTGGGCTGGGCGAACCGAGGTAGGTTTAAGAAGAattcctcgtcatcatggcCAGGAATGTGATTTGCAGGGTCTCCCGTCGTTTCTTGGTCGTGGCTTCGCTGTTACCTCATGCTCATCGACTGTGGCCAGTCACAGTGCCTCGATGACCTAATTCCTTATGCCGCTTACGAATCCTCTCGTCAATTCCTGATCTAAAAATTACGACTTTTTGTTTTTAGCCGATAAGTCGCATGCTGGAGTCGATGGTGAGGCCTCGCAATCATATGATGCCTGGTAGACTGTGAGTGCATTGGACCGGCTAATCCACGCACTATTAATTAGGCTCGTGATGGGCATAGCAGAGATCAAGTACACGTGATTCTCTGGAGTGTGAGAAACGCTGGTGTGCGTTAGTGGCAAGCAATAAAAGCAGTGAGCTCGGTTGTCATATGACTCTCCTGAGAGTTGTGTAAATTCACGGTTAAACATTTGTTCACTGGCAGATATGCTGATGTACTTTCTACAGCATCATATATATTGCATTATCCCTGTGGGTGTGTATATATTTTCCTGCATTATTTTTCTCCATTCTGTTTTGCGAGTATGTTATGCTTGGAATCTTTTAGCCGGAACTTCCTGCGACATATGCGGTCCCCTCTTCGGAGTCTCACGAATTTCGACTCTATAGGACAGCGACATTTTACGGGCCTCACTAAACAGAGATCACATGCCCACAAATCCGAGAGTCGTGGTGGACGCCTAGCGCACCTGGAAGTTATGCAGGGCCATGTACGAACTAAATATGACGCTACAAGATGTTGAGGATATGTCTGTTGTTGGGTTGTTGGGTTGTTGGGTTGTTGGGTTAATCAATAAACGCGAAGATGGAATCTCGAAAGACATTGGTACTCGGGGTGAGGCTAGAGGCCATGATATGTTCAGCTCGGAGCCTTGGGGAGAAAATTGGAAGGATATCCTAGCTGACGAGGGATACTTAATTTGGACAACCTAGGAATAGTTTTGCGAAGAGACAACGTCGGCTGTGCCTAGATCCTTTACGCGGAAGCCCGTGATGGTGAAGCAAAGGTTTGTGGGTTACCACGTTCCAGACCCGAGTCCATACAGGACATGTTTCAGAATTGATAAATATCAGACACAAGCCCAGTCAAATGCATTTGTTATTTGAATTGGAAGGTGCTGAGGCTCTGATACATCCTACATTCACATATAAGCCATGCCTGTACTAATCAGAGACGCTCCCATAACCACTCAGGACCCTGATAACTAGGACCAAAACCACGCGCTACTGGGATGGCTCGCGGCCGTGATAATGCCCCTTCTAGCTCTGGTGGGTTTGTTTATAGTGGGAATTTCCAGGTACGTCTTAATCACTTGTTAGAAACAGCTCCCCTCCTAATTTAGTTGGCTAATACAGTGTAGATTCTATGAATGGGCAAGGTACGGGAGAGTTGCAGTCACAGATGACTCTAACAGCTACCCGAGCTCTTCATCGTCAGGGCTTTCCAGCACTGAAGCTAGAGATCTGCCTCATCTAGATGCTATTGCTCCCCCTAAAACGAGCAAAGAGATTAGATCTGAGCTCGAGCATAAAGTCCATGCCTCTTGGGCGATCCCTGTCCCCAATATGACATGGTATGTCTTCTTGACTCTTCTGTAATCATAAAAAGCACTTGAATAACCACTTGCCTCTTTGTTTAGCGTTATTTGCCTACGTGCTGTTCAAGACACTGATATAGTACGCCATCTGGCATGCGAGCATACTTTCCACTCGGAATGTATTGCTACCTGGTACCTTGCGGAACATGATACATGCCTCATATGCGCATATGATTTCGTGTTATCTAAACCTTTGCCGGAAAGGCCTAGCCAAGCCCATGTCTAGAGTCATTGGAAAAATGACAGTTTAATCTCAAGTTAGGAGTGGACATGTACTACTATCAATCTACTGTTTATATTATTCCATCTCAGAGTATCGGGGAGCTGGCAAATTGTTGTTTATCTGGTGATGAATGAGGCTTTTTTAGAAACATGAGTTGGTGCAGTTGCAGACATGTCATGCCGGTTAGGTGCCGCCACAGTCATATCCCCCCCTCAGCTATAGTCAATAGTCAATTCAGTATCACGAGAAGCTTCAAATTAGGCCTTTTTATCATTTTCAACTAATCACGACATTATAAGAACATCAGGCTATTGAAAAAGCTGTTTTCGTCACCCAAAAACCAACCCTGCCGATGTCTCACAGTTTTGTGCATGTCTCAGGGTTTTGTGCCCaactaagcaagcttagtTGGCCCCCCCGGCTCGAGCCAACGGgtaatataaaattaatactaagtaaaTTAATTTCTAActataaatc contains these protein-coding regions:
- a CDS encoding carboxylesterase 2; amino-acid sequence: MVWIPGGMFEFHATGAVAYYDGGRFARDGVVCVTISYRVGAQGFLYLDDGVPNLGLLDQIAALEWVQKNITLFGGDPGKVTIFGESAGGMSVATLLTVPRAKGLFHRAVVQSGNSPKLNSTATGKRIGQRLAEILCIEARWEAINATPSDRVLQAQAKLRDDLLAHPDPAFWGEVALSYLPWAPIIDGDILPEHPIDAIRAGAAGDIDLVVGSNTEETRLFLVSDGSIDRITEETLSVTAGSYGLPQEGLDAYRASHPGASAGELFSAIQTDWYWRIPAIRFADAHAKTARASTYMYEFAWRSPQMGGRLGASHALEIAFVFDTLGLGTKPLLGPTPPQELADAMHRAWVAFATTGDPGWPKYDARRRLTMHFDIDSRAVDDPLDKELKFWGSVH